Proteins encoded within one genomic window of Microbacterium soli:
- a CDS encoding VWA domain-containing protein, which produces MTLNTWWMLLVAVGILLAAVLIGILLGLRSRSRAESAPAALVSRAERLRSLPSFRTSVRRRMGVLSGVLAVGAVAVLLGGLVAARPLSPRTIHPVDTSRDIMLCLDVSGSMSEVDVEVLNVFEKLLEGFRGERIGLTIFNSSPVQVFPLTDDYPFIKEQLQSIRSSFSYLDETPEHWVGTLNGPGSSLIGDGLAACTLRFDHADSERSRSVILATDNELVGASILTIEEAARFAAAKHVRVFALNPVQGKDAAVSAQLSDAARLTGGQSYALRDTTSVSDIITEIRKQEARALQGQAQVVRVDSPGLPIALTLVAVLGFLVLLWRVRL; this is translated from the coding sequence CCGTCGGCATCCTCCTGGCGGCCGTGCTGATCGGCATCCTGCTGGGGTTGCGCAGCCGCAGCAGGGCCGAGAGCGCCCCGGCCGCGCTCGTCTCCCGCGCCGAGCGCCTGCGTTCCCTGCCCTCCTTCCGGACCTCCGTGCGCCGCCGCATGGGCGTGCTGTCCGGCGTCCTCGCCGTCGGGGCGGTCGCCGTGCTCCTGGGAGGGCTCGTGGCCGCGCGCCCCCTGTCGCCCAGGACCATCCATCCTGTCGACACCAGCCGCGACATCATGCTGTGCCTGGACGTGTCCGGGTCGATGTCCGAGGTCGACGTCGAGGTGCTGAACGTGTTCGAGAAGCTGCTGGAGGGCTTCCGGGGCGAGCGGATCGGCCTGACCATCTTCAACAGCTCGCCCGTGCAGGTCTTCCCCCTCACCGACGACTATCCGTTCATCAAGGAACAGCTGCAGAGCATCCGCTCCAGCTTCTCCTACCTGGACGAGACGCCCGAGCACTGGGTGGGCACACTCAACGGACCGGGCTCCTCGCTCATCGGCGACGGCCTGGCCGCCTGCACGCTGCGCTTCGACCACGCCGACTCCGAGCGCAGCCGCTCGGTGATCCTCGCCACCGACAACGAGCTCGTGGGCGCCTCGATCCTCACGATCGAGGAGGCCGCCCGGTTCGCCGCCGCGAAGCACGTGCGCGTGTTCGCGCTGAATCCCGTGCAGGGGAAGGACGCCGCCGTCAGCGCCCAGCTCTCCGACGCCGCCCGGCTGACCGGTGGGCAGTCCTACGCGCTGCGGGACACGACCAGCGTCTCCGACATCATCACCGAGATCCGGAAGCAGGAGGCGCGGGCATTGCAGGGGCAGGCGCAGGTGGTGCGGGTGGACAGCCCCGGCCTGCCGATCGCGCTGACCCTCGTCGCCGTCCTCGGCTTCCTGGTCCTGCTGTGGAGGGTGCGACTGTGA
- a CDS encoding VWA domain-containing protein, with protein sequence MILQPVLHPVLLVLLCAAPAVIVVRALITGSPGKGSGAGGPGRPIWALRLGMIVVVFAMLLRPGIPGGTSQTLATDTDIVIVVDTTASIIAEDWDGDRPRLTGVRADVQAIVEEYPGARFALISFDAAPQLRLPLTTDATALVSALDVMAPEITDRSRGSSISIANRMLAQTLSAAAQASPDRSRMVFYLGDGEQTASRGPESFASSATFIDGGSVLGYGTAEGGPMQRTMGRATTDSPPPEYIEYQGARALSVIDEDNLNAIAGQLGVPYQHRSADAEITLPEAPTRTTDYTASGEVGNVIELYWVLALVLIVLVGVEIARATMLITRLRGLTRPVNGGGR encoded by the coding sequence GTGATCCTCCAGCCCGTCCTGCATCCGGTCCTGCTCGTGCTGCTGTGCGCGGCGCCCGCGGTGATCGTCGTCCGCGCACTCATCACGGGTTCGCCCGGGAAGGGGTCGGGCGCCGGGGGACCCGGCAGGCCGATCTGGGCGCTGCGCCTGGGGATGATCGTCGTGGTGTTCGCTATGCTGCTGCGCCCCGGCATCCCCGGCGGCACCTCGCAGACCCTCGCGACCGACACCGACATCGTCATCGTCGTCGACACCACGGCGAGCATCATCGCCGAGGACTGGGACGGGGACCGACCCCGTCTGACCGGCGTGCGCGCGGACGTGCAGGCGATCGTCGAGGAGTACCCCGGCGCACGGTTCGCCCTGATCAGCTTCGACGCGGCGCCGCAGCTGCGGCTGCCTCTGACGACGGATGCCACCGCACTGGTGTCCGCGTTGGACGTGATGGCGCCGGAGATCACCGACCGGTCGCGGGGCTCGTCGATCAGCATCGCGAACCGGATGCTGGCGCAGACCCTCTCCGCCGCCGCGCAGGCGTCGCCGGACCGCAGCCGCATGGTGTTCTACCTGGGTGACGGAGAGCAGACCGCATCCCGCGGTCCGGAGTCCTTCGCGAGCAGCGCGACGTTCATCGACGGCGGATCCGTGCTCGGCTACGGCACCGCCGAGGGCGGACCCATGCAGAGGACCATGGGCCGTGCCACGACGGACTCGCCGCCCCCGGAGTACATCGAGTACCAGGGCGCGCGCGCCCTGTCGGTGATCGACGAGGACAACCTGAACGCGATCGCCGGGCAGCTGGGCGTGCCGTACCAGCATCGTTCGGCGGATGCCGAGATCACGCTGCCGGAGGCCCCCACCCGGACCACCGACTACACGGCATCCGGAGAGGTCGGCAACGTCATCGAGTTGTACTGGGTACTCGCTCTCGTGCTCATCGTCCTGGTCGGCGTCGAGATCGCCCGCGCCACGATGCTCATCACCCGCCTGCGCGGACTGACCCGCCCCGTGAACGGAGGCGGACGATGA
- a CDS encoding N-acetylglucosamine kinase yields the protein MAEEQGTARRTATLLAIDAGQTGIKTRLISADGRSIEALFPGILTDRPLPPQLAEVVASVGGSPDTVTFGVSGLTDADAEASALLSHPALAGVRRVVVTHDSVTSFLGVLGDRQGAVVAAGTGVVTLGVGPAHSTRVDGWGYIMGDAGSGYWIGRAALDAVMRAHDGRGPATSLTAVVRDRWPDLETAYVSLQASEDRVRTVASFAAATARLAAAGDDVATAICREAGRELALAATTALRVTDAPGDAAVGAVGGVFGSELVRTAFEVAVRAERPDVRFVPPAGTGLDGAVSLAGLSARHPLRERFADLRR from the coding sequence GTGGCAGAGGAACAGGGCACGGCACGACGGACGGCGACGCTGCTCGCGATCGACGCCGGGCAGACCGGCATCAAGACGCGGCTGATCAGCGCCGACGGCCGCTCGATCGAGGCGCTGTTCCCCGGCATCCTCACCGACCGGCCGTTGCCACCGCAGCTCGCCGAGGTCGTCGCATCCGTCGGAGGCTCCCCCGACACGGTCACCTTCGGCGTCTCCGGACTCACGGACGCGGATGCCGAGGCATCCGCCCTGCTCTCCCACCCGGCGCTCGCGGGCGTGCGGCGGGTGGTCGTCACCCACGACTCCGTCACCTCGTTCCTGGGCGTGCTCGGCGACCGGCAGGGCGCCGTGGTCGCCGCCGGGACCGGGGTGGTCACCCTCGGGGTGGGTCCCGCCCACTCCACCCGCGTCGACGGGTGGGGCTACATCATGGGCGATGCCGGCAGCGGCTACTGGATCGGCCGTGCGGCGCTGGATGCCGTCATGCGCGCCCACGACGGACGCGGGCCCGCCACGTCGCTGACCGCCGTGGTCCGGGACCGCTGGCCCGACCTCGAGACCGCGTACGTCTCGCTCCAGGCATCCGAGGACCGCGTGCGCACCGTCGCGTCCTTCGCCGCCGCGACCGCCCGGCTCGCCGCAGCGGGCGATGACGTGGCCACGGCCATCTGCCGCGAGGCCGGCCGCGAACTCGCGCTGGCGGCGACGACGGCACTGCGCGTGACCGATGCGCCGGGCGACGCCGCCGTGGGCGCGGTCGGCGGGGTGTTCGGGTCGGAGCTCGTGCGCACGGCCTTCGAGGTCGCCGTGCGTGCGGAACGACCGGATGTCCGGTTCGTGCCGCCCGCCGGGACGGGCCTCGACGGCGCCGTCTCCCTCGCGGGGCTCAGTGCCCGGCATCCGCTCCGCGAGCGCTTCGCGGACCTGCGCCGCTGA
- the argG gene encoding argininosuccinate synthase: protein MSKVLQSLPVGEKVGIAFSGGLDTSVAVAWMREKGAVPFTYTGDLGQYDEDDIASIPGRALEYGAEASRLVDAKTALVEEGFVALSCGAFHIRSGGKTYFNTTPLGRAVTGTMLVRAMREDGVEIWGDGSTYKGNDIERFYRYGLLANPRLRIYKPWLDADFVTELGGRQEMSEWLVERGFPYRDSAEKAYSTDANIWGATHEAKTLEHLDVSLETVDPIMGVKYWDPSVAIDAEDVTVTFDGGRPVALNGVEYDDPVALVMEANTIGGRHGLGMSDQIENRIIEAKSRGIYEAPGMALLFIAYERLVNGILNEDTLATYHEQGRRLGRLMYEGRWLEPQSLMLRESIQRWVGSTISGTVTLRLRRGDDWTILDTVSPNLSYGPEKLSMERVGDAAFGPVDRIGQLTMRNLDIADSRSRLEQYAGLGLVGGATGELVGKVTAGGAAEIAASETADEQLAGAVDAASEGAAFDTGTD, encoded by the coding sequence ATGTCCAAGGTGCTCCAGTCCCTCCCCGTCGGCGAAAAGGTCGGCATCGCGTTCTCCGGTGGTCTCGACACCTCCGTCGCCGTCGCGTGGATGCGCGAGAAGGGCGCCGTGCCCTTCACCTACACGGGCGACCTGGGGCAGTACGACGAGGACGACATCGCGTCGATCCCCGGACGCGCACTGGAGTACGGCGCCGAGGCATCGCGCCTGGTGGATGCCAAGACCGCCCTGGTCGAGGAGGGATTCGTCGCGCTGAGCTGCGGCGCCTTCCACATCCGGTCGGGCGGCAAGACCTACTTCAACACCACTCCGCTGGGCCGCGCCGTCACCGGCACGATGCTCGTGCGCGCCATGCGCGAGGACGGCGTGGAGATCTGGGGCGACGGCTCCACCTACAAGGGCAACGACATCGAGCGGTTCTACCGCTACGGCCTGCTGGCCAACCCTCGCCTGCGCATCTACAAGCCGTGGCTCGATGCGGACTTCGTCACCGAGTTGGGCGGACGCCAGGAGATGAGCGAATGGCTCGTCGAGCGCGGCTTCCCGTACCGCGACTCCGCCGAGAAGGCGTACTCCACGGATGCCAACATCTGGGGCGCCACGCATGAGGCGAAGACCCTCGAGCACCTGGACGTCTCGCTCGAGACCGTCGACCCGATCATGGGCGTGAAGTACTGGGACCCGTCCGTCGCGATCGACGCCGAGGACGTCACGGTCACATTCGACGGCGGCCGCCCCGTCGCGCTGAACGGCGTCGAGTATGACGACCCGGTGGCGCTGGTCATGGAGGCCAACACGATCGGCGGCCGGCACGGCCTGGGCATGAGCGACCAGATCGAGAACCGCATCATCGAGGCGAAGTCGCGCGGCATCTACGAGGCCCCCGGCATGGCGCTGCTGTTCATCGCCTACGAACGCCTGGTCAACGGCATCCTCAACGAGGACACCCTGGCCACCTATCACGAGCAGGGCCGGCGCCTGGGCCGGCTGATGTACGAGGGTCGCTGGCTGGAGCCGCAGTCGCTCATGCTGCGCGAGTCGATCCAGCGCTGGGTCGGCTCCACGATCTCGGGCACGGTCACGCTGCGCCTGCGCCGCGGGGACGACTGGACCATCCTCGACACCGTGTCGCCGAACCTGTCCTACGGCCCGGAGAAGCTGTCGATGGAGCGCGTCGGGGATGCGGCCTTCGGCCCGGTGGACCGCATCGGCCAGCTGACCATGCGCAACCTCGACATCGCGGACTCGCGCTCCCGCCTGGAGCAGTACGCCGGCCTCGGCCTGGTCGGCGGCGCGACGGGCGAACTGGTCGGCAAGGTCACCGCCGGGGGGGCCGCCGAGATCGCGGCATCCGAGACCGCCGACGAGCAGCTCGCGGGGGCCGTGGATGCGGCATCCGAGGGCGCCGCCTTCGACACCGGCACCGACTGA
- a CDS encoding helix-turn-helix domain-containing protein, whose translation MNRASRADAQANRAGILDAARAELAQDPRASVDVIARRAGLSRRTLYGHFDDREALIRELISTGAQRFNAIATSITDTDARLALARLAARLWREAAHVQLAASLALDEAHVEHTAAALAPLRRAVAELVRRGQDDGSFRTDLAAPTLARLIEEMARTVVTRTDAASANADLAVRTALSLAGLSWREADALLAAHPGITDPGATEPPA comes from the coding sequence ATGAACCGTGCATCTCGTGCTGACGCGCAGGCCAACCGCGCCGGTATCCTCGACGCCGCGCGCGCCGAGCTCGCACAGGACCCGCGCGCGTCCGTGGATGTCATCGCGCGCCGAGCAGGGCTGAGCCGCCGCACGCTGTACGGGCACTTCGACGACCGAGAGGCACTGATCCGCGAGCTGATCTCGACAGGCGCTCAGCGCTTCAACGCCATCGCCACGTCGATCACCGACACGGACGCCCGCCTCGCACTGGCCCGCCTGGCCGCACGACTGTGGCGCGAGGCCGCGCACGTGCAGCTCGCGGCCTCGCTCGCACTGGACGAGGCGCATGTCGAGCACACCGCTGCCGCCCTCGCGCCGCTGCGCCGCGCGGTGGCCGAGCTCGTGCGCCGGGGTCAGGACGACGGCAGCTTCCGCACCGACCTCGCCGCCCCCACCCTCGCCCGTCTCATCGAGGAGATGGCCCGTACCGTCGTCACCCGCACAGACGCGGCGAGCGCGAACGCCGACCTCGCGGTCCGCACCGCGCTGAGCCTCGCGGGGCTGTCCTGGCGCGAGGCGGATGCCCTGCTGGCCGCCCATCCCGGCATCACGGACCCAGGCGCCACGGAGCCCCCCGCATGA
- a CDS encoding YhgE/Pip domain-containing protein, whose protein sequence is MSARARTNPASQATATPTAWTVFRRDLGRLARVSKAWIIIIGVIVTPSLYAWFNIVAFWDPYSHTQHVSVAIVNQDEGASSDLTGSIDVGDELVDELKQNDQLGWTFVEEDEAMDAVRSGRSYAAIIIPPDFSRDLLSVTSGELTRPDLRYYVNEKANAIAPKITDVGASTLDTQINGTFVSVVSKAVTEQLKGVGADVEDRLGDARDGSVAALDDAVAKVTSARGRLVELQNGLTDAQNRLDSAAGTLGRVDKTLGDVQTAIAQAQALAAEAQQELLTVTDTVTSAYVKGATLIADASAKTNASIASLSAGLQQANAAVGTAIDDVSAVITANGAALDELQSVLDQTDPGSEAAQKLRQVIDDLTQRNAADQQVLDRLKTLNGDVADTIDSVKAAADTMNAATEQAATSAGAIRDALTKSVPELNRAMSALSAGADGFSAALGAQRSQVTQAQHLLAELKTQLASTTTALGGLDGNLATAEEGLTGVRTDVLALSTADVWDGLSTITGLDPEQIATFMASPVEVHENAMFPTKAYGSAMAALFTNLTLWIGAFVLVVIFRLEVDTEGVEGISVRQAYLGRWMLFAAIGVCQAVLVSVGDLLIGVQTADAFAFVGTSVLIGLAFLSIIYALSVCFGYVGKGMCILLVIFQIPGASGLYPIEMMPDFFRGLYPFLPFTYGIDALRETISGFYDGAWWRAMGTLAIHVVLAFALGLFLRRRIGNFALLFNRRLSESRLLVSEDVQITGRRRTPQIIRALTDGDGYRAQIAERARRFTERYPTRLRLTLIVGIAVMAVIGVAAWLLPDAKATMLGLWALWCLILIAFLVALEYLKQSIEQASELGEMPDAELRRALVEEATGGAAVLTSATAVASTGEADAVRTAVLEMTDADSADPLEDLFAPDAEPGTADVGAADPRAVEPEPVEPEPVEPEDAEETASGTDEDAAREGGEDG, encoded by the coding sequence ATGAGCGCTCGCGCGCGAACCAACCCGGCCTCACAGGCCACCGCGACGCCCACCGCATGGACGGTGTTCCGCCGCGACCTGGGCCGGCTCGCGCGCGTCAGCAAGGCGTGGATCATCATCATCGGCGTGATCGTCACGCCCTCCCTGTACGCATGGTTCAACATCGTCGCGTTCTGGGATCCCTACTCCCACACGCAGCACGTGAGCGTGGCCATCGTCAACCAGGACGAGGGCGCGTCGTCGGACCTCACCGGCAGTATCGACGTGGGCGACGAACTGGTCGACGAGCTGAAGCAGAACGACCAACTCGGCTGGACCTTCGTCGAAGAGGATGAGGCGATGGATGCCGTGCGCAGCGGCCGCAGCTACGCCGCCATCATCATTCCGCCGGACTTCAGCCGCGACCTGCTCAGCGTCACCTCCGGCGAGCTCACCCGCCCCGACCTGAGGTATTACGTCAACGAGAAGGCGAACGCGATCGCCCCGAAGATCACCGACGTCGGCGCCTCCACTCTCGACACCCAGATCAACGGCACCTTCGTGTCGGTGGTCTCGAAGGCGGTCACCGAGCAGCTGAAGGGGGTCGGGGCGGATGTCGAGGACCGCCTCGGCGATGCGCGCGACGGCTCGGTCGCCGCGCTCGACGATGCCGTCGCGAAGGTCACGTCCGCGCGCGGACGCCTCGTCGAGCTGCAGAACGGGCTGACGGATGCCCAGAATCGTCTCGACAGCGCCGCGGGCACCCTCGGCAGGGTCGACAAGACGCTCGGTGACGTGCAGACCGCGATTGCGCAGGCGCAGGCCCTCGCCGCCGAGGCCCAGCAGGAGCTGCTCACCGTGACCGACACGGTCACCTCCGCGTATGTGAAGGGTGCGACGCTCATCGCCGACGCCTCGGCGAAGACGAACGCCTCGATCGCGTCGCTGTCGGCCGGGCTGCAGCAGGCGAACGCAGCGGTCGGCACCGCGATCGACGACGTGTCGGCCGTCATCACAGCGAACGGTGCGGCGCTCGACGAGCTGCAGTCCGTGCTGGATCAGACCGATCCCGGCTCCGAGGCCGCGCAGAAGCTCCGCCAGGTCATCGACGACCTCACGCAGCGCAATGCCGCCGACCAGCAGGTGCTCGACCGGCTGAAGACACTGAACGGCGACGTCGCGGACACGATCGACTCGGTCAAGGCCGCGGCCGACACCATGAACGCGGCGACGGAGCAGGCGGCGACCTCGGCCGGCGCCATCCGCGATGCGCTGACGAAGAGCGTCCCCGAACTCAACCGTGCGATGTCCGCGCTGTCCGCCGGTGCCGACGGCTTCTCGGCGGCGCTCGGTGCGCAGCGCTCCCAGGTCACGCAGGCACAGCACCTGCTCGCGGAGCTGAAGACCCAGCTGGCGTCGACCACCACGGCGCTCGGCGGGCTGGACGGCAACCTCGCGACCGCGGAGGAGGGTCTGACCGGCGTGCGCACCGACGTGCTGGCGCTCAGCACCGCCGACGTGTGGGACGGACTCAGCACCATCACCGGGCTCGATCCCGAGCAGATCGCCACCTTCATGGCCTCACCCGTCGAGGTGCATGAGAACGCCATGTTCCCGACCAAGGCGTACGGCTCCGCGATGGCCGCGCTGTTCACGAACCTCACCCTGTGGATCGGCGCGTTCGTGCTCGTGGTGATCTTCCGCCTCGAGGTCGACACCGAGGGTGTCGAGGGCATCTCGGTGCGTCAGGCCTACCTCGGGCGCTGGATGCTGTTCGCCGCGATCGGCGTGTGCCAGGCCGTGCTCGTCTCGGTGGGCGATCTGCTCATCGGCGTGCAGACCGCCGATGCGTTCGCGTTCGTGGGCACCAGCGTGCTCATCGGCCTGGCGTTCCTCAGCATCATCTACGCGCTCTCGGTGTGCTTCGGGTATGTGGGCAAGGGCATGTGCATCCTGCTGGTGATCTTCCAGATCCCCGGGGCATCCGGTCTGTACCCGATCGAGATGATGCCGGACTTCTTCCGCGGGCTCTACCCGTTCCTGCCCTTCACCTACGGCATCGATGCCCTGCGCGAGACCATCAGCGGGTTCTACGACGGCGCCTGGTGGCGGGCCATGGGGACGCTCGCGATCCACGTCGTGCTGGCGTTCGCGCTCGGGCTGTTCCTGCGCCGCAGGATCGGCAACTTCGCCCTGCTGTTCAACCGCAGGCTGTCGGAGAGCCGGCTGCTGGTGAGCGAGGACGTGCAGATCACCGGCCGCCGCCGCACACCGCAGATCATCCGCGCCCTGACCGACGGCGACGGTTACCGCGCCCAGATCGCGGAACGCGCGCGCAGATTCACCGAGCGGTACCCGACCCGGCTGCGCCTCACCCTGATCGTCGGCATCGCGGTGATGGCCGTGATCGGGGTCGCCGCGTGGCTGCTGCCGGACGCCAAGGCGACGATGCTCGGCCTGTGGGCGCTGTGGTGCCTGATCCTGATCGCCTTCCTCGTCGCCCTGGAGTACCTCAAGCAGAGTATCGAGCAGGCGTCCGAGCTGGGCGAGATGCCGGATGCCGAGCTGCGGCGCGCCCTCGTCGAGGAGGCCACCGGCGGCGCGGCCGTGCTCACCTCCGCGACGGCCGTCGCGTCGACAGGAGAAGCGGATGCCGTGCGCACGGCGGTGCTCGAGATGACGGATGCCGACAGCGCCGACCCGCTGGAGGATCTGTTCGCCCCGGACGCGGAGCCCGGAACCGCGGACGTGGGGGCCGCGGACCCCCGGGCCGTCGAACCGGAGCCCGTCGAACCCGAGCCCGTCGAACCCGAGGACGCCGAGGAGACGGCATCCGGGACCGATGAGGACGCCGCCCGGGAAGGAGGGGAGGACGGATGA
- a CDS encoding YhgE/Pip domain-containing protein: MRNILQVLRFDLRRATSSVMAVIVLFGLVVVPSLFTWFNVIASWNPFDNTKNLKVAVASADEGYQSDLVPIRLNVGEQVLSELRANDELDWIFTTKDDAIDGTRSGEYYAAIVLPPTFSTDMMTFYARGAEHTRIEYYTNEKKNALAPKITGQGADEVATAVNETFTSTLSEVGLALITSLSDYLDDADTQVALSRLQSHVGEVAAQLRAGASTADMFTALVASSRPLVDGASGLASASGDALRSATGALGDGRRAAQSLKQVLSSTAAALGDALADTVDGYQTLAGSVDDVFASMNAQATSAADSLKAIAARVQTQVDQHQRLRDDLVDTVRPLLPESALDAFDAAVSRIDAAIAREQSLKDRLDEGATRIADGDTAGQAAHTEISKLIAEAKTAMQDARSAYTDSLQPKLDALADTLASISRDVDRIGGELSSAMRSLTGSGSVSGALTDAEALTTGISQSLTDTADRFDELDAALSKAIDTGDLSDLTKAIGSDPEALAGFLAEPVGLTRVPVYSVVSFGAAMTPLYTVLALWVGALLAAVSIRVDPPQGEDSPLPPLSPAETYLGRFGIFAIVGLLQSSLVCLGSILFTQVQPQHPLLLLLAGWVGSLVFMLVIYTFVVAFGSAGKALAVLLLVIQISGSGGAYPLQVLPPWFQGISPFLPATHAVNAMRSAIAGMYENDYWVSLGFLALFAVPALLLGLVLRLPLMNGNQRMLQALHSTRLL; the protein is encoded by the coding sequence ATGAGGAACATCCTGCAGGTGCTCCGCTTCGATCTGCGCCGCGCGACGAGCAGCGTCATGGCGGTCATCGTCCTCTTCGGCCTGGTCGTGGTCCCCTCGCTGTTCACGTGGTTCAACGTGATCGCCAGCTGGAACCCGTTCGACAACACCAAGAACCTCAAGGTCGCCGTCGCCAGCGCCGACGAAGGGTATCAGAGCGATCTCGTGCCGATCCGCCTGAACGTGGGCGAGCAGGTGCTCTCCGAGCTGCGCGCCAACGACGAGCTGGACTGGATCTTCACCACGAAGGACGACGCGATCGACGGCACGCGGTCGGGCGAGTACTACGCCGCGATCGTGCTGCCGCCCACCTTCAGCACCGACATGATGACGTTCTACGCGCGCGGTGCCGAGCATACCCGCATCGAGTACTACACGAACGAGAAGAAGAACGCGCTGGCCCCGAAGATCACCGGGCAGGGCGCCGACGAGGTCGCCACCGCCGTCAACGAGACGTTCACCTCGACGCTCAGCGAGGTGGGCCTCGCCCTCATCACCTCGCTGTCGGACTACCTCGACGACGCCGACACCCAGGTCGCCCTGTCACGCCTGCAGTCGCATGTCGGCGAGGTGGCGGCTCAGCTGCGCGCGGGAGCATCGACCGCCGACATGTTCACCGCGCTCGTCGCGTCGAGCCGCCCGCTGGTCGACGGCGCCTCGGGCCTGGCATCCGCCTCCGGCGACGCCCTGCGCAGCGCGACCGGCGCGCTCGGCGACGGCAGGCGGGCCGCGCAGTCGCTGAAACAGGTGCTCTCCTCCACCGCCGCCGCCCTCGGCGACGCCCTCGCCGACACGGTCGACGGCTACCAGACGCTGGCCGGCAGCGTCGACGACGTGTTCGCGTCGATGAACGCGCAGGCGACGAGCGCGGCCGACTCGCTGAAGGCCATCGCAGCACGCGTGCAGACGCAGGTCGATCAGCATCAGCGACTGCGCGACGACCTCGTGGACACCGTGCGTCCGCTGCTTCCCGAGAGCGCGCTGGATGCGTTCGACGCCGCCGTGTCGAGGATCGACGCCGCGATCGCCCGCGAGCAGTCGCTGAAGGATCGTCTGGACGAGGGCGCGACACGGATCGCCGACGGCGACACCGCCGGCCAGGCCGCGCACACCGAGATCTCGAAGCTCATCGCCGAGGCGAAGACGGCGATGCAGGATGCGCGCAGTGCCTACACCGACAGTCTGCAGCCGAAGCTCGACGCCCTCGCCGACACGCTGGCCTCGATCAGCCGCGACGTCGACCGGATCGGCGGCGAGCTGTCCTCCGCCATGCGCTCGCTCACGGGCTCGGGTTCGGTGAGCGGCGCGCTGACGGATGCCGAGGCGCTCACCACCGGCATCTCGCAGTCCCTCACCGACACCGCCGACCGTTTCGACGAGCTCGACGCCGCGCTGTCCAAGGCCATCGACACCGGTGATCTCAGCGACCTGACGAAGGCGATCGGATCCGACCCCGAAGCCCTCGCAGGCTTCCTCGCGGAGCCGGTCGGGCTCACCCGCGTGCCCGTCTACTCGGTGGTGAGCTTCGGCGCCGCGATGACACCGCTCTACACCGTGCTCGCGCTGTGGGTCGGCGCGCTGCTGGCCGCGGTGTCGATCCGGGTCGATCCGCCCCAGGGCGAGGACTCGCCGCTCCCCCCGCTGTCCCCCGCCGAGACGTACCTCGGCCGGTTCGGGATCTTCGCGATCGTCGGCCTCCTGCAGAGTTCGCTGGTGTGCCTGGGCAGCATCCTGTTCACGCAGGTGCAGCCCCAGCATCCGCTCCTGCTGCTCCTGGCCGGCTGGGTGGGCTCCCTGGTGTTCATGCTGGTCATCTACACCTTCGTCGTCGCGTTCGGCAGTGCCGGCAAGGCGCTGGCCGTGCTGCTGCTGGTGATCCAGATCTCCGGGTCCGGCGGCGCCTACCCGCTGCAGGTGCTGCCGCCGTGGTTCCAGGGCATCAGCCCGTTCCTGCCCGCCACCCACGCGGTGAACGCGATGCGCTCGGCGATCGCCGGCATGTATGAGAACGACTACTGGGTGTCGCTGGGCTTCCTGGCGTTGTTCGCCGTGCCGGCGCTGCTGCTGGGACTGGTGCTGCGGCTTCCGCTGATGAACGGCAACCAGAGGATGCTGCAGGCGCTGCACTCCACCAGGCTCCTGTGA